A DNA window from Rhipicephalus sanguineus isolate Rsan-2018 chromosome 8, BIME_Rsan_1.4, whole genome shotgun sequence contains the following coding sequences:
- the LOC119401714 gene encoding uncharacterized protein LOC119401714 isoform X3, giving the protein MTLAEHAALKSQAAVLEPVSTMYGTTKVKSAENGSLEVPTNPHGISLFLATVFVVGGVAGIGILALPYSIVETGWFGLFLIVASAFASGYSGWKLGACWTILEERWAEYRGHVRDPYPSIAFRAYGKWAKLFTSTVQIMGLFGYGSVFILLSAELVMDVMRQFFGDKGTLTFCYWLIIISAAMGVLMLLGTPKDFGFAAFGAMGATAAAFLIVVGVCCARMHEGRAAFPRHPVHMDVAQFFRGFGTIMFSYGGAAMFPTIQNDMKDRSRFPMAVAYATIALVGLYVVMATLGYLTFGNEVGANILMSIGDGGVSIAVQLLFIVHLITGFLIIINPMCQEVEGHIGIPTEFTWKRVAMRSAIMLALLFTTETVPHFGKVLPLVGSFMVGLTTFILPCLFYYKLCSQKSPEWKDRTIPTWEKVVILIILVAGLIGTIAGTGASIEDLVKPGAFALPCFIDPNVKP; this is encoded by the exons GTCAAGTCGGCGGAGAATGGCAGTCTGGAAGTGCCCACCAACCCTCACGGAATCTCACTGTTTCTCGCCACGGTATTCGTGGTCGGAGGCGTCGCGGGCATCGGCATCCTGGCTCTTCCGTACTCCATCGTTGAAACCG GCTGGTTCGGACTATTCCTCATCGTCGCGTCGGCATTCGCGTCAGGCTACAGCGGTTGGAAGCTGGGCGCCTGCTGGACAATCCTGGAGGAGCGATGGGCCGAGTACAGAGGACACGTGCGAGACCCGTACCCTTCCATCGCGTTCAGGGCGTACGGCAAGTGGGCGAA GTTGTTCACGTCGACCGTGCAAATCATGGGCCTGTTCGGCTACGGCTCGGTGTTCATTCTTCTCTCAGCCGAGCTGGTCATGGATGTTATGAGGCAGTTCTTTGGTGATAAGGGGACGCTCACCTTCTGCTACTGGCTTATCATCATCTCGGCTGCCATGGGTGTACTCATGCTGCTGGGAACGCCCAAGGACTTCGG GTTTGCAGCATTCGGCGCCATGGGAGCGACTGCGGCGGCGTTCCTGATCGTTGTAGGCGTCTGCTGCGCCCGGATGCACGAAGGACGAGCGGCGTTTCCCCGGCACCCGGTACACATGGATGTCGCGCAGTTCTTCAGGGGCTTCGGCACCATCATGTTCTCGTACGGTGGCGCCGCCATGTTCCCCACCATCCAGAACGACATGAAGGACAGGAGCCGTTTCCCCATGGCCGTAGCGTACGCCACCATTG CCCTTGTGGGTCTGTACGTGGTCATGGCGACACTGGGCTACCTGACCTTCGGCAACGAAGTTGGAGCCAATATCCTGATGTCCATCGGTGACGGAGGCGTGAGCATCGCCGTTCAGCTGCTCTTCATTGTGCACCTTATCACCGGcttcctcatcatcatcaacccCATGTGCCAGGAAGTCGAAGGGCACATCGGCATCCCCACAG AGTTCACGTGGAAGCGGGTGGCCATGCGATCTGCCATTATGCTGGCGCTGCTGTTCACCACAGAGACGGTGCCGCATTTCGGCAAAGTGCTGCCCCTCGTGGGATCCTTCATGGTCGGCCTGACCACGTTTATTCTTCCCTGCCTGTTTTACTACAAGCTCTGCTCCCAGAAGTCACCCGAGTGGAAAGACag GACCATACCGACGTGGGAGAAGGTGGTCATACTGATTATCCTCGTCGCCGGTTTGATCGGAACGATCGCGGGCACCGGAGCCTCCATAGAGGACCTCGTCAAGCCCGGAGCATTCGCCCTGCCTTGTTTCATCGATCCGAACGTGAAGCCGTGA
- the LOC119401714 gene encoding uncharacterized protein LOC119401714 isoform X2 has product MPPTSSRTENGGDGLTSPVSFQLEQPPWGDSTETNGRKAQVKSAENGSLEVPTNPHGISLFLATVFVVGGVAGIGILALPYSIVETGWFGLFLIVASAFASGYSGWKLGACWTILEERWAEYRGHVRDPYPSIAFRAYGKWAKLFTSTVQIMGLFGYGSVFILLSAELVMDVMRQFFGDKGTLTFCYWLIIISAAMGVLMLLGTPKDFGFAAFGAMGATAAAFLIVVGVCCARMHEGRAAFPRHPVHMDVAQFFRGFGTIMFSYGGAAMFPTIQNDMKDRSRFPMAVAYATIALVGLYVVMATLGYLTFGNEVGANILMSIGDGGVSIAVQLLFIVHLITGFLIIINPMCQEVEGHIGIPTEFTWKRVAMRSAIMLALLFTTETVPHFGKVLPLVGSFMVGLTTFILPCLFYYKLCSQKSPEWKDRTIPTWEKVVILIILVAGLIGTIAGTGASIEDLVKPGAFALPCFIDPNVKP; this is encoded by the exons ATGCCACCCACATCCTCACGAACGGAGAACGGTGGTGACGGCCTGACTTCTCCAGTCTCCTTCCAGCTAGAACAACCTCCGTGGGGCGACTCGACCGAAACCAACGGACGCAAAGCACAG GTCAAGTCGGCGGAGAATGGCAGTCTGGAAGTGCCCACCAACCCTCACGGAATCTCACTGTTTCTCGCCACGGTATTCGTGGTCGGAGGCGTCGCGGGCATCGGCATCCTGGCTCTTCCGTACTCCATCGTTGAAACCG GCTGGTTCGGACTATTCCTCATCGTCGCGTCGGCATTCGCGTCAGGCTACAGCGGTTGGAAGCTGGGCGCCTGCTGGACAATCCTGGAGGAGCGATGGGCCGAGTACAGAGGACACGTGCGAGACCCGTACCCTTCCATCGCGTTCAGGGCGTACGGCAAGTGGGCGAA GTTGTTCACGTCGACCGTGCAAATCATGGGCCTGTTCGGCTACGGCTCGGTGTTCATTCTTCTCTCAGCCGAGCTGGTCATGGATGTTATGAGGCAGTTCTTTGGTGATAAGGGGACGCTCACCTTCTGCTACTGGCTTATCATCATCTCGGCTGCCATGGGTGTACTCATGCTGCTGGGAACGCCCAAGGACTTCGG GTTTGCAGCATTCGGCGCCATGGGAGCGACTGCGGCGGCGTTCCTGATCGTTGTAGGCGTCTGCTGCGCCCGGATGCACGAAGGACGAGCGGCGTTTCCCCGGCACCCGGTACACATGGATGTCGCGCAGTTCTTCAGGGGCTTCGGCACCATCATGTTCTCGTACGGTGGCGCCGCCATGTTCCCCACCATCCAGAACGACATGAAGGACAGGAGCCGTTTCCCCATGGCCGTAGCGTACGCCACCATTG CCCTTGTGGGTCTGTACGTGGTCATGGCGACACTGGGCTACCTGACCTTCGGCAACGAAGTTGGAGCCAATATCCTGATGTCCATCGGTGACGGAGGCGTGAGCATCGCCGTTCAGCTGCTCTTCATTGTGCACCTTATCACCGGcttcctcatcatcatcaacccCATGTGCCAGGAAGTCGAAGGGCACATCGGCATCCCCACAG AGTTCACGTGGAAGCGGGTGGCCATGCGATCTGCCATTATGCTGGCGCTGCTGTTCACCACAGAGACGGTGCCGCATTTCGGCAAAGTGCTGCCCCTCGTGGGATCCTTCATGGTCGGCCTGACCACGTTTATTCTTCCCTGCCTGTTTTACTACAAGCTCTGCTCCCAGAAGTCACCCGAGTGGAAAGACag GACCATACCGACGTGGGAGAAGGTGGTCATACTGATTATCCTCGTCGCCGGTTTGATCGGAACGATCGCGGGCACCGGAGCCTCCATAGAGGACCTCGTCAAGCCCGGAGCATTCGCCCTGCCTTGTTTCATCGATCCGAACGTGAAGCCGTGA